In Gallus gallus isolate bGalGal1 chromosome 6, bGalGal1.mat.broiler.GRCg7b, whole genome shotgun sequence, a single genomic region encodes these proteins:
- the ALOX5 gene encoding polyunsaturated fatty acid 5-lipoxygenase isoform X2, protein MGFQHRRGTDTQTHGKPPSEVCAALCSVPAAKPKMPRRWPCVGQVKHHCLNGFQVDSYDVTVEEDLGEIQLIKIEKRKYWYQDDWYLKHVTVKTPLGDYLEFPCYRWITDEKEVVLRDGRAKLPRDDKTQILKQHRRKELENRQKMYRWKEWHPGFPLSIDAHCHSELPRDIQFDNEKGIDFILNYSKAMENLYINRFMHMFQSSWSDFADFEKIFVRISNTISEYVMQHWKEDFMFGYQFLNGCNPVLIRRCTEIPKKLPVTMDMVECSLERNLTLEEEVKQGNIFIVDYELLDGVDANKTDPCTIQYLAAPICLLYKNLENKIVPIAIQLGQKPGPENPIFLPSDATYDWLLAKIWVRSSDFHIHQTVTHLLRTHLVSEVFSIAMFRQLPAVHPLFKLLVPHMRFTIAINTKAREQLICECGLFDKANATGGGGHVQMVQKAMKDLTYSSLCFPEDIKAKGMDSKEDIPYYYYRDDGIRVWEAIKSFAEDVIQIYYESDEVVCEDVELQAFVKDIYMYGMRGMKSSGFPKVIKTREKLAEYLTVIIFTASAQHAAVNFGQYDWCSWIPNAPPTMRCPPPTEKGTVTIEQIVESLPDRGRSCWHLGAVWALSQFQDNELFLGMYPDEHFVEKPVKEAMAKFRKNLDEIVSAITERNKNKKLPYYYLSPNRIPNSVAV, encoded by the exons GTTGACTCCTACGATGTGACGGTGGAAGAAGACCTTGGAGAAATTCAGCTAATAAAAATTGAGAAACGAAAATATTGGTACCAAGATGACTGGTACCTTAAGCACGTCACTGTCAAAACACCACTGGGTGATTATCTTGAATTCCCATGTTACCGCTGGATTACAGATGAAAAAGAGGTTGTCCTTCGAGATGGAAGAG CAAAGCTCCCCCGAGATGACAAGACCCAGATACTCAAGCAGCACAGGCGCAAAGAGCTTGAGAATCGTCAAAAAATGTACCG CTGGAAGGAGTGGCACCCTGGCTTTCCGTTGAGCATTGATGCCCATTGTCACAGTGAACTGCCCCGTGACATCCAGTTTGACAACGAGAAAGGAATCGACTTCATTCTGAACTACTCCAAAGC GATGGAGAATCTCTATATCAACCGTTTTATGCACATGTTCCAGTCTTCCTGGAGTGACTTTGCAGATTTTGAGAAGATCTTTGTGAGAATCAGTAACACAATCTCTG agtATGTGATGCAGCACTGGAAAGAAGATTTCATGTTTGGCTACCAGTTCCTGAATGGCTGCAATCCTGTGCTGATCCGGCGATGCACGGAGATTCCCAAGAAGTTGCCAGTGACCATGGATATGGTAGAATGCAGCCTGGAGAGGAACCTGACCCTGGAGGAAGAAGTGAAG caaggaaacattttcattgtGGACTATGAACTGTTAGATGGCGTGGATGCCAATAAGACAGACCCATGCACGATACAGTACTTGGCTGCACCCATCTGTTTGCTGTACAAGAATCTGGAGAATAAAATAGTACCCATTGCAATCCAG CTTGGTCAAAAGCCTGGGCCAGAAAATCCCATATTCCTTCCTTCAGATGCCACCTATGACTGGCTGCTGGCCAAAATCTGGGTTCGCTCATCTGATTTCCACATCCACCAGACGGTGACCCATCTCTTACGGACACACCTAGTCTCAGAGGTGTTCAGCATTGCCATGTTCCGGCAGCTGCCTGCTGTACATCCCCTCTTTAAG CTGTTGGTGCCACACATGCGGTTCACAATAGCCATCAACACCAAAGCTCGAGAACAGCTCATCTGTGAATGTGGCCTTTTTGACAAG GCAAATGCTACAGGTGGAGGAGGACACGTACAAATGGTTCAGAAAGCAATGAAGGACCTGACCTACAGCTCACTCTGCTTCCCTGAAGATATCAAAGCTAAGGGGATGGACAGCAAAGAGGATATCCCCTACTACTATTACCGAGATGATGGCATTAGAGTTTGGGAGGCAATAAAGAG TTTTGCAGAGGATGTGATTCAAATCTACTATGAGAGTGACGAGGTGGTGTGTGAAGATGTGGAACTCCAGGCCTTCGTCAAAGACATTTACATGTACGGGATGAGGGGCATGAAGTCCTCAG GTTTTCCTAAGGTGATCAAGACACGGGAGAAACTAGCAGAATATCTCACAGTGATAATATTCACCGCATCAGCCCAGCATGCAGCTGTGAATTTTGGCCAG TATGACTGGTGCTCCTGGATTCCCAATGCCCCACCGACAATGCGCTGCCCTCCTCCGACAGAGAAAGGGACAGTCACCATCGAGCAGATTGTGGAGAGTCTGCCAGACAGAGGGCGTTCTTGTTGGCACCTGGGAGCTGTCTGGGCCTTGAGCCAGTTCCAGGACAATGAA CTGTTTCTGGGCATGTATCCGGATGAACATTTCGTGGAGAAGCCGGTGAAAGAGGCTATGGCAAAATTCCGCAAGAATCTGGATGAGATCGTCAGTGCCATCACCGAGcgcaacaagaacaaaaagctcCCTTACTACTACCTGTCCCCAAACCGCATTCCCAACAGCGTTGCTGTTTGA
- the ALOX5 gene encoding polyunsaturated fatty acid 5-lipoxygenase isoform X1, with protein sequence MPSYTVTVATGSQWFAGTDDYVYLSLEGTAGCSERHLLDKPFYNDFERGAVDSYDVTVEEDLGEIQLIKIEKRKYWYQDDWYLKHVTVKTPLGDYLEFPCYRWITDEKEVVLRDGRAKLPRDDKTQILKQHRRKELENRQKMYRWKEWHPGFPLSIDAHCHSELPRDIQFDNEKGIDFILNYSKAMENLYINRFMHMFQSSWSDFADFEKIFVRISNTISEYVMQHWKEDFMFGYQFLNGCNPVLIRRCTEIPKKLPVTMDMVECSLERNLTLEEEVKQGNIFIVDYELLDGVDANKTDPCTIQYLAAPICLLYKNLENKIVPIAIQLGQKPGPENPIFLPSDATYDWLLAKIWVRSSDFHIHQTVTHLLRTHLVSEVFSIAMFRQLPAVHPLFKLLVPHMRFTIAINTKAREQLICECGLFDKANATGGGGHVQMVQKAMKDLTYSSLCFPEDIKAKGMDSKEDIPYYYYRDDGIRVWEAIKSFAEDVIQIYYESDEVVCEDVELQAFVKDIYMYGMRGMKSSGFPKVIKTREKLAEYLTVIIFTASAQHAAVNFGQYDWCSWIPNAPPTMRCPPPTEKGTVTIEQIVESLPDRGRSCWHLGAVWALSQFQDNELFLGMYPDEHFVEKPVKEAMAKFRKNLDEIVSAITERNKNKKLPYYYLSPNRIPNSVAV encoded by the exons ACGGGCAGCCAGTGGTTCGCGGGCACCGACGACTACGTGTACCTGAGCCTGGAGGGCACTGCGGGCTGCAGCGAGAGGCACCTCCTGGACAAACCCTTCTACAACGACTTCGAGCGCGGCGCG GTTGACTCCTACGATGTGACGGTGGAAGAAGACCTTGGAGAAATTCAGCTAATAAAAATTGAGAAACGAAAATATTGGTACCAAGATGACTGGTACCTTAAGCACGTCACTGTCAAAACACCACTGGGTGATTATCTTGAATTCCCATGTTACCGCTGGATTACAGATGAAAAAGAGGTTGTCCTTCGAGATGGAAGAG CAAAGCTCCCCCGAGATGACAAGACCCAGATACTCAAGCAGCACAGGCGCAAAGAGCTTGAGAATCGTCAAAAAATGTACCG CTGGAAGGAGTGGCACCCTGGCTTTCCGTTGAGCATTGATGCCCATTGTCACAGTGAACTGCCCCGTGACATCCAGTTTGACAACGAGAAAGGAATCGACTTCATTCTGAACTACTCCAAAGC GATGGAGAATCTCTATATCAACCGTTTTATGCACATGTTCCAGTCTTCCTGGAGTGACTTTGCAGATTTTGAGAAGATCTTTGTGAGAATCAGTAACACAATCTCTG agtATGTGATGCAGCACTGGAAAGAAGATTTCATGTTTGGCTACCAGTTCCTGAATGGCTGCAATCCTGTGCTGATCCGGCGATGCACGGAGATTCCCAAGAAGTTGCCAGTGACCATGGATATGGTAGAATGCAGCCTGGAGAGGAACCTGACCCTGGAGGAAGAAGTGAAG caaggaaacattttcattgtGGACTATGAACTGTTAGATGGCGTGGATGCCAATAAGACAGACCCATGCACGATACAGTACTTGGCTGCACCCATCTGTTTGCTGTACAAGAATCTGGAGAATAAAATAGTACCCATTGCAATCCAG CTTGGTCAAAAGCCTGGGCCAGAAAATCCCATATTCCTTCCTTCAGATGCCACCTATGACTGGCTGCTGGCCAAAATCTGGGTTCGCTCATCTGATTTCCACATCCACCAGACGGTGACCCATCTCTTACGGACACACCTAGTCTCAGAGGTGTTCAGCATTGCCATGTTCCGGCAGCTGCCTGCTGTACATCCCCTCTTTAAG CTGTTGGTGCCACACATGCGGTTCACAATAGCCATCAACACCAAAGCTCGAGAACAGCTCATCTGTGAATGTGGCCTTTTTGACAAG GCAAATGCTACAGGTGGAGGAGGACACGTACAAATGGTTCAGAAAGCAATGAAGGACCTGACCTACAGCTCACTCTGCTTCCCTGAAGATATCAAAGCTAAGGGGATGGACAGCAAAGAGGATATCCCCTACTACTATTACCGAGATGATGGCATTAGAGTTTGGGAGGCAATAAAGAG TTTTGCAGAGGATGTGATTCAAATCTACTATGAGAGTGACGAGGTGGTGTGTGAAGATGTGGAACTCCAGGCCTTCGTCAAAGACATTTACATGTACGGGATGAGGGGCATGAAGTCCTCAG GTTTTCCTAAGGTGATCAAGACACGGGAGAAACTAGCAGAATATCTCACAGTGATAATATTCACCGCATCAGCCCAGCATGCAGCTGTGAATTTTGGCCAG TATGACTGGTGCTCCTGGATTCCCAATGCCCCACCGACAATGCGCTGCCCTCCTCCGACAGAGAAAGGGACAGTCACCATCGAGCAGATTGTGGAGAGTCTGCCAGACAGAGGGCGTTCTTGTTGGCACCTGGGAGCTGTCTGGGCCTTGAGCCAGTTCCAGGACAATGAA CTGTTTCTGGGCATGTATCCGGATGAACATTTCGTGGAGAAGCCGGTGAAAGAGGCTATGGCAAAATTCCGCAAGAATCTGGATGAGATCGTCAGTGCCATCACCGAGcgcaacaagaacaaaaagctcCCTTACTACTACCTGTCCCCAAACCGCATTCCCAACAGCGTTGCTGTTTGA
- the ALOX5 gene encoding polyunsaturated fatty acid 5-lipoxygenase isoform X3: MYRWKEWHPGFPLSIDAHCHSELPRDIQFDNEKGIDFILNYSKAMENLYINRFMHMFQSSWSDFADFEKIFVRISNTISEYVMQHWKEDFMFGYQFLNGCNPVLIRRCTEIPKKLPVTMDMVECSLERNLTLEEEVKQGNIFIVDYELLDGVDANKTDPCTIQYLAAPICLLYKNLENKIVPIAIQLGQKPGPENPIFLPSDATYDWLLAKIWVRSSDFHIHQTVTHLLRTHLVSEVFSIAMFRQLPAVHPLFKLLVPHMRFTIAINTKAREQLICECGLFDKANATGGGGHVQMVQKAMKDLTYSSLCFPEDIKAKGMDSKEDIPYYYYRDDGIRVWEAIKSFAEDVIQIYYESDEVVCEDVELQAFVKDIYMYGMRGMKSSGFPKVIKTREKLAEYLTVIIFTASAQHAAVNFGQYDWCSWIPNAPPTMRCPPPTEKGTVTIEQIVESLPDRGRSCWHLGAVWALSQFQDNELFLGMYPDEHFVEKPVKEAMAKFRKNLDEIVSAITERNKNKKLPYYYLSPNRIPNSVAV, translated from the exons ATGTACCG CTGGAAGGAGTGGCACCCTGGCTTTCCGTTGAGCATTGATGCCCATTGTCACAGTGAACTGCCCCGTGACATCCAGTTTGACAACGAGAAAGGAATCGACTTCATTCTGAACTACTCCAAAGC GATGGAGAATCTCTATATCAACCGTTTTATGCACATGTTCCAGTCTTCCTGGAGTGACTTTGCAGATTTTGAGAAGATCTTTGTGAGAATCAGTAACACAATCTCTG agtATGTGATGCAGCACTGGAAAGAAGATTTCATGTTTGGCTACCAGTTCCTGAATGGCTGCAATCCTGTGCTGATCCGGCGATGCACGGAGATTCCCAAGAAGTTGCCAGTGACCATGGATATGGTAGAATGCAGCCTGGAGAGGAACCTGACCCTGGAGGAAGAAGTGAAG caaggaaacattttcattgtGGACTATGAACTGTTAGATGGCGTGGATGCCAATAAGACAGACCCATGCACGATACAGTACTTGGCTGCACCCATCTGTTTGCTGTACAAGAATCTGGAGAATAAAATAGTACCCATTGCAATCCAG CTTGGTCAAAAGCCTGGGCCAGAAAATCCCATATTCCTTCCTTCAGATGCCACCTATGACTGGCTGCTGGCCAAAATCTGGGTTCGCTCATCTGATTTCCACATCCACCAGACGGTGACCCATCTCTTACGGACACACCTAGTCTCAGAGGTGTTCAGCATTGCCATGTTCCGGCAGCTGCCTGCTGTACATCCCCTCTTTAAG CTGTTGGTGCCACACATGCGGTTCACAATAGCCATCAACACCAAAGCTCGAGAACAGCTCATCTGTGAATGTGGCCTTTTTGACAAG GCAAATGCTACAGGTGGAGGAGGACACGTACAAATGGTTCAGAAAGCAATGAAGGACCTGACCTACAGCTCACTCTGCTTCCCTGAAGATATCAAAGCTAAGGGGATGGACAGCAAAGAGGATATCCCCTACTACTATTACCGAGATGATGGCATTAGAGTTTGGGAGGCAATAAAGAG TTTTGCAGAGGATGTGATTCAAATCTACTATGAGAGTGACGAGGTGGTGTGTGAAGATGTGGAACTCCAGGCCTTCGTCAAAGACATTTACATGTACGGGATGAGGGGCATGAAGTCCTCAG GTTTTCCTAAGGTGATCAAGACACGGGAGAAACTAGCAGAATATCTCACAGTGATAATATTCACCGCATCAGCCCAGCATGCAGCTGTGAATTTTGGCCAG TATGACTGGTGCTCCTGGATTCCCAATGCCCCACCGACAATGCGCTGCCCTCCTCCGACAGAGAAAGGGACAGTCACCATCGAGCAGATTGTGGAGAGTCTGCCAGACAGAGGGCGTTCTTGTTGGCACCTGGGAGCTGTCTGGGCCTTGAGCCAGTTCCAGGACAATGAA CTGTTTCTGGGCATGTATCCGGATGAACATTTCGTGGAGAAGCCGGTGAAAGAGGCTATGGCAAAATTCCGCAAGAATCTGGATGAGATCGTCAGTGCCATCACCGAGcgcaacaagaacaaaaagctcCCTTACTACTACCTGTCCCCAAACCGCATTCCCAACAGCGTTGCTGTTTGA